The following is a genomic window from Vitis vinifera cultivar Pinot Noir 40024 chromosome 6, ASM3070453v1.
CCAACCTCTACAAAACAGATTTGGCTTATTTTATAATCATGTTGATTAACTTTATCATAATcataacttatttaatttacatttaactcacttaaattttgattttaaatagattaattaattgaatgaTAAATATATTAGTGCGGGTGATTAATTATATCAGCTTAAACAAAACATAACTCAGACTAACTATTAAATAAGacctgattattaaataaattacacaATAACCAGTTTAAGTTGTGttagaattaatatttttaatccaattattatttaaattgacCTATTATGAGTTTTGACACAATATAAAGATGATCCACCAACACAAATGTTCCCCCTAAAGTCACCTAGCAACACACCAACCATAACCACCCCTTAAGTTCTCATCAAAATATAGGTAACGGAGAACAAGCATCATAATTCAAAGATGGTGGGAGTATTAATGAGAGCCTCTAAGACAACATTTTTAACATGATGAGAAATAGACAAATAGATGAGTTTGATTGATTTAACATTCGATAAATCCTTGTACGGGTTGATTGATTTAACATTAGATAAATCCCATCAACTTTATGCACAAGAAGAAAGAATTGTCACCAAGTAGAATCTCATTTTATCATTGGACAAACattcatttcaattatttaatcgcagagagaaaaatatataactatTTTATTAGACGTTATAGCATTAGAATTTAtttgagaagtgtttttaaaaatggttatgaaaaatagaataaaaatctatatgaaaacttgaaatgtttttaccATACCtcccatatttttaaaaaataatttttgaaatgtttttaccatgtttcccatatttttttaaaaataatttttatttatattattttattttaaatcattcttcatatttatataattatttttcaaaacaactctaaaaagaattaaaaataactaaaagatattctttaaaaatatttattttctaattgtcATTAGGGATAACAATGGATGAGtttttttggatactcacccaATTCCGTCTCTAATGAgatgatttgaaatttaaataaatgagtttaggattggtttgaattttttttaaaacccgaaACATGTTCCAGACGAGTTTGAATATGGTCTTATCCCACCTTACCCCgcccaaattatatataaaattaattttaaattttaatttaatttaattttttacttttaatataataataataataatacttttcaataaaataagttataaaaatttacaatattttaattatttataaaatatatttattttaatgtaattaaacaaaatttaaaaataatttaaaaaaataaagtcaaatGGAGTgaaaatgagaattattttgaataggCGGAGTAAAGATGGAGCAATCCATCCTAAATCCGCCCCATTGTAATCCATGttttgctattttttattttgaaaaaccgTGTTCGAAAAAAGTGAAATACACATATATTTCAAAATGTGTTTGTGATTAATTGGGTCATGATAAAACTTACATACCAAAGATTTAACATATAGTATGTCCACTAATCACTAATCCTAAATTTACACGTGTTTAAtgaccaaaaagaaaattattatgtgTCATACTCATAGCAGTTATAGTTTAAGACACTTGCGATGGTCCAATTGTATCAAATGCTCTCTATCTTTAAATAAAACTATGACAGGTGCATTCTCATGATTTAGAAATTGTCTTTTAATAAACATagttattaatataatattaatcatatCATGTAAACAACCCTTTTACAAACTCCTTcaagacaaataaaaaatttattccaatgaaaaaatagataaattagttataaaaaggcttcaatttTCTTTATGTACCATGAcgatttcattaatttttgtgtttttaaaaaaaagaattagggTCTTGATttgttctttgaaaaaaaactgTCTTGCaattgaaaaatggaaaatgattttctattttttttttaaaaaagttattttcagaAATTATACTTTACctatttttaaagattatttaaaaaaaataattatataaatataaaaatatgactaaaaataaaatactatatataaaagttattttaaaataataaaaaataagttaaaaacattttatatttaaatatcatacatcaattgttaaaaattatttttaaaataattaatctttaaattttaaaaaattatttttaaaattaattttcagatTTATTTActttccatattttttatttccacataaaattaattaattaattaattaattatgggtTTGTTGACAAAAGTTCTTATAGTTTATACGCTTCCTCattattcaaaacaaaacaaaaattctgAACGCTGCCTATCTTGAGCTTCTAAATTCTAATAGCTCTTTGTCCCCTCGAAGCCCAGCGTTTCTCGATAATGGCGGCTTCCTTCTCACGATCTCCCATCACGCCCCTTCACCGCCAAAACAACTGCAAATTCCCGCCCTTGGATCCAATGGCGAGAGTGCACATTAGTACTCCTGGAATATCTTCGAAGCGGCGCTGTAATATCTCTCTGGCCTATGTGCCCAACGACAATGATGAGAACGCGAAGTCTCGAGAATTGCAGAGAAGTTTGGAAGACTTTCCCTCTGAAACCCTTTCAAAAGGTTCACATTCGCTTCCCAGTAAGAAGATCCCggaatttctttctttgtttaatttttttttgttatggtttttggtttttgagagTTCCTGTTTGGTTACCAAGGAACCCGAGGAAAGGAAAGTGTCAGAGGTAGAAAGTTTTGAATGgtctattttttatgatatttcgGCTAAGAATTAGATTTGATTTTGTGAGGAGAGGTGTTCGTTTTCTCCGATCCAGGATAAGGTGAATTTCaagattcaaaaaattgatttttctttgtctttttcttcCCCTTTCCTCGACCGCCAAACGAAGCATTGGAGTGTCTGTTCTATGGTTTTTGGgttttgtatgtaattttcGATTCTGAGTCTGTTTCAGGGCCTTTGTCTTCGACCCATTTGTCTAATAAGCTCTCTGATAGGTCTCGCCTTCGGGTGGCATACCAGGTATTTGATATTAACAAACACATGTATACATACATACGTGTGTGCCCATGTGTATATATTGCActtttgattgattaattgGTTGGTTCTTGTATTGTCAGGGAGTTCATGGTGCCTACAGCGAGTCTGCTGCGGAGAAGGCCTACCCGAACTGTCAAGCTGTTCCTTGTGAGCAATTTGAAACTGCTTTTGAGGTGAAGAATAAATACTCCAATCCTTTACTTTAGAATATAAAATCAGGGAGCGGTTCCGTTCTTCTTCAAGGTGTTACTAAATtgacattatttttcttatgcAATTTTTATGCATCTATTTATGGTTACTAAATTATATGTACGGTAAGAGATATTCATCTGTGAAGTATTCCTTGTACTTGCACTGGCACTCTAGTCTTTAGAAAACAAGCTATTCCCCTCCATTAATTGTGTATACTCATTCAAATCTACTTAATTCAGCTAAGGCTTAGCCTAATATTTTGTATTACCAGTGTAATATTTTGTATTACCAGTGATAAATTCTTCACTTCCAGTATTATGAGTGATGAATTCACTTTCAGTATAGTACAACAATTTCAATGTGGTACAGCTAAGGAATGaaatttattaggattttggttcaagTTGATGTTGCAGAGGGTGTAGTTGACTGGAATACCATTCTCCAGTCGAGGAGTATGATTATCCTCCACCCACTCAGTTTATCCTTCCACCAGAAGTTCTGTTATAAttagaatgaatttttatttgcacttgtaaaaaatgaatttttcttttttaagttgTAACCCAATTGATGTTCCCTGTCTAGACAACCTACATGCATCTTAAAAGTTAGTGCACCTTTTCCCATTTCCTGATGTTATGAACCAACATTACAATCATTGGTTATGTTGAATTTTGGAACAATCATATGTATTGAGTATTACTTGCCTTCTGGGTCCTAGCAGTGTGTGAATCTTCTTTGATGTGTGTACAACCGATGGATTTCACCTATTCTTGTTTTAGTAGTTCAAGTCAGATTGGGATATACATGTCATGTCAATTTTACAGCACTTTCTGTAACCCTAAGGACAATGGTTAATTGGTGTTaccaatgcaaaaagaagaGGAATGGGCTAATGAAACTCTCCTCCATTGTGGGTATATCCGTAGTTTGTAGTAAATGCTTCTTAACTTATTTGGAGTGGCTTGGTTTTGCCTTACTGTACACTTTGATTAGTTGGTGTGACAATATTTTTTGGTAAAGATAGGAGAAAGTGTGGAGGATGGATCCTTTGTGGCTATTTTGGGgaatatggaaaaagaaaaagtcgAAGATTTTTTTACTGGTTGGTGGGGATTTGGAAAAGGTACACCTTCTGAGAACTCTCATTTgttactgaggtgctcttgagGCATTGGGAAACTTATCTGTATTGGATTTCATTGATAGCTTGTGGGGGACCTGTCATTTggccatgttttttttttcaatgcccTTGTGCCCTTCCCATTTACTTGGGTTGTTATCTACTTTGTTGTCTAGTATATGTGAGTTATTAGCCTAAAAAAGATCTTGTTACTGTGAAATGGTTCAACTCTTGAAAATCTagttattttcatattaaataacCTCATATATGATATTCATTCTATATCATTGTCATCAGGTGAGTGATTTTGTGTAACTTGAAAGCTTTTAAAAAAGAGTGGGAAATTGTATTCTCATACcatataattctttttaaaaaagattatgCGAATGTACGGTTTTGGCACTAATTGAGAAAGAGATATGGGTAATGTTGGTGATataggattttttaaaattggccTCAAGtctatttataaattatgaCTTTGGCTAACATTTTAGAGAAAAATGTAAGGATAACATAGGCTTGAAATAATTTGGTGGTTTTGAGGGATCTGAGAACTTAGAGTTGAAAAGAAGGGCAATGAAAGAAGGAAGAGGGAAAACTAAGGAATTATAGCCAAAAGGGGAAGGCTTTGGCAATTGCGCCTATGGTTTTTAGAACATCATGTTCACCAATAAGAGAAGGAATCACACATATCAGACAATAATTACAAGGGCTTCAAGATTCCTCTTTGCTTCACATGATTTATAAGAGGACCGCTCATGACAAAGAACCAAGAAATTTAGGAAGTTAAATTTGGTGCCAAGCAACACAGGCACCCATGTGGCTAACAAATGGGCCCACAAAACAATACCTAAAATGTGGACATTGCAACTAACCTACTGGCTGGGCAAAGAAGTGGAAATGACCAACATAACCCAGAATCAAAAAGTAAAAGCATGATAAACTGATAAGaaatcaaagtttttttttagattccATAATGTTCGATTGGATTTGTAATAAGCCCAATTTTCCATATTCCAGTTTGAATTATGTTTTCTCTTTCTTGGCCTTGCTGAATCTGCTCAGATAAAAAAGGTGGTTTGTTCATGTGGAGATAAGATGTTAGAAGAATAAGAGCAAGAATATTTAGTTAAAGCTGAAGGTCCAAGGAGAATTAGCTGAAGTCCAGGAACTGGGGTTGAGGCTTTGGAAAGTGAAAAAATAGCCTATGGTTCACGGGAAACTGTGGTTCTGGACAAAGCTGAATGGAGAAAAAGGATAGCTCCATGGAGTTGGTATCATCGACTTGAGCTGTCTTGAAGTTAAGTGTGGTTGATAAAATAAGTTCTTGACTTAAATAGTTTTCAGGATTCTTTACATGTTATTTTACCAATTGGACTGCTTCAGCCAGTGTGATGTCAGCTGGATTTTCCCATGTTATCCTGGTTGGTAAGAAATTAAACCCATCGCTATTAATGCATCATCATGTTCCAATGCTTTTCTATTATGGGTAACAAACAACTGTAGAGGAGATTTGTCAATCATGATCTGAGTCTCAAGTTTAAGAGATTATGAACAGTGCTTGAAAAGGTGAGAAGGATCCCTGAAAACCCTTCTTACTTTCGTCTAAGGCACCATTTAGTGCAGCCTTTCAGAACTCTGAGAGCTCTTTTTGCCTGCTAAACGAGCTTCATATGGAGCTTGACTACAACCAAAGTACTATGAAGTTGAAGAGTACTATGAATTGTTTCTTTTGAGTCAAGGTTCCCTTTATGGTTTGACAATCATTGCAATAGTTACAATCTTTATGAATTGTTATCTTTTGCGCAAATTGTGtttaatttgtaattattttttagtcttGTTGAGCTTCTTCTATATAGGAAATATCAGACTTGAGAGTTGAGAGTTTTAGTTGTACACAACTATGGTTTTAAGCTGTCTCAATACTTGAAAATGGCATTAATTTCAAAATGCCCATTGCAATAGATATCTTGTCTCCTTTGCTGGCATACTATGATAGTGTATTTTCCTACTTTTTTACTGCAGGCTGTTGAAAGTTGGCTTGTTGATAGAGCAGTTTTGCCAATTGAGAATTCTCTTGGGGGGAGCATTCACAGGAACTATGACCTTTTACTTCGCCACAGGTTGCATATAGTTGGGGAAGTAAAGTTTGCAGTCCGACATTGCTTACTAGCCAATCATGGTGTTAAAGTTGAAGACCTCAAGAGGGTTCTTAGCCATTCTCAGGTATGTTGCACTCTAATCCTTCACTCATTTTCCCTATTATTTCATGAAACATGCTTAAAACTTGGTCATATTTCAGGCTCTTGCTCAGTGTGAGAACACACTAACAAAGttgggattggtcagagaagcagTGGATGATACTGCTGGTGCAGCTAAGGTAAGCTTAAAGTTGGTCAGTATGGAAAGTAATTTGATAGCTCTTTCAAGTCTTGAAGCTGAAGATGCTTGGTGAAATTTACACGATGTGATAAAAGAAAGGGGAAATCATCATGCTTGTCAAGTCTCTTGTTTAAGGGGGCAACTTGGCAGATTATAGCAGGATGAAGGTCAACACAAGCCCAACCCCCTTCACCCGGATTGTGGGAAAAGATAATCTTATCCTTTCACCATGGAGGCTTGAAAGGCTAATTCATTCTGATTAACTTGAAAGGCATAAATGTTTAATTCCCTTGGATTGTGACAATTTTATATTGGAATCTTTGGATCCAATGATTATGTTTCTACTAAAGGGAACTATATATGACTTGTTGAACTACTTATGACTTGTTTATGATTGTAACCCTCTTGAAATTGCTTCACATGTAGTTTATTGCTTTCCACAAACTGAAAGATGTGGGAGCCGTTGCAAGCTCTGCTGCTGCAAGGATCTATGGTTTGAAAATACTTGCTCAAGACATTCAGGTTTTTATCTGAAATTTTGGTGTGTTATTAACTTGGATTAATTGTAGATATTCACTCATATGCCTTACATTCTACAGGATGATTCTTATAATGTTACTCGATTTCTTATGCTGGCAAGGGAACCCATAATTCCTGGCACAGACAGGCCATTCAAGGTTAGACCTTTCATGATACAAAACCTTCAGCTATCGAAAGGATGTCATTATCATTCTTTTTCGATTATCTGTTCCTTTTTTCATAAATTGGATTTTTCTAATGTATGCTGCTATTTATTTCTTAGACAAGTATTGTTTTCTCATTGGAGGAAGGTCCTGGGGTGCTTTTCAAGGCACTTGCTGTATTTGCCCTAAGGCAGATCAACCTTACAAAAGTATGTTGTTTTTTTGCAATGAAATTGTTGTCACTTTGTCTTGCAGTTTAGCATGTAGAGCTGTAACTCAGAGTATTTGTGCTGATAGAGTTCgctatttatttctcttaaccAGATTGAAAGTCGTCCATTGAGGAATCAGCCTTTGCGAGCATCCAATGATACCAATAATGGGAGTCCAAAGTAATTACAAGGAACATCTAAATTGCATTACCTTTTTTAGACCacgaatatatatatttgaaatggGATCTATCTTGTAATAGTACATCAATTACTTCACAGGTTTGAACATTTCTTTTTCCTCACTACCCCTTTATATTCCCATGCAGATACTTTGATTATCTTTTCTATGTGGATTTTGAAGCATCAATGGCCGACCAAAATTCACAGAATGCCCTCAG
Proteins encoded in this region:
- the LOC100245060 gene encoding arogenate dehydratase/prephenate dehydratase 2, chloroplastic, whose translation is MAASFSRSPITPLHRQNNCKFPPLDPMARVHISTPGISSKRRCNISLAYVPNDNDENAKSRELQRSLEDFPSETLSKGSHSLPRPLSSTHLSNKLSDRSRLRVAYQGVHGAYSESAAEKAYPNCQAVPCEQFETAFEAVESWLVDRAVLPIENSLGGSIHRNYDLLLRHRLHIVGEVKFAVRHCLLANHGVKVEDLKRVLSHSQALAQCENTLTKLGLVREAVDDTAGAAKFIAFHKLKDVGAVASSAAARIYGLKILAQDIQDDSYNVTRFLMLAREPIIPGTDRPFKTSIVFSLEEGPGVLFKALAVFALRQINLTKIESRPLRNQPLRASNDTNNGSPKYFDYLFYVDFEASMADQNSQNALRHLKEFATFLRVLGSYPVDTSMI